The DNA window GCAATAACACTCAAAATCGAGATAAAAATGATGAGACTTTTCATCGCTCTTTGTAGTGAAATCCCCGCCGATTTCATAGCGGCAAATTCATAGTTTTCGGCCAAATTTCCAAAAGTCATTATCGATGCCAATAGTACTGATAATGGTAAAACTAGTGGAATAATTCGCGGCATAGCAAATAATAAAAATTTGATTACCATCGACAAATCCAAGTCTTTTCCGGCTAATTCGGCAATAAATAACCAGACTGATTGCAGTATAAATATAAAAAACAAGATAATAAATACCGTGAAAAAGGTACTCAAAAAAGTTTTTAATAAGTATTTGTCGAGAATCTTCACCTAGATTTAATCTATTTTATTGATGTAGTAATTGGGGTATTTACTCGCAACAAAGGTAAATTGATTTTTTGACAAAGGTTGGTTGGTTTTAAAAGAATTAACAGTCAAGGTCGTTTTAGTCCCATTTTTTCCTGTTTCAATCAAATTATAAATGTGTTTGGTTTGAACATCAATGCCCAACAAGATTTCTTTTCTTTGATCTTTGAGGTTCGTTGGAATGAGCTTCACGTATTGAATCTTTCTACCTTTGATATCTTCAATTTTGTGCATCGAATATTTGTATCCAGAATTAAAAAAGGTCAGCATTTTATTGGGAGTAATCGCGCTGTTGTCGTTTTCATTTACCGAGGAAATGGTCACCTCTTCGTCTTCAGGAACAATAGTATAGGACTTTTTGCCGTCGAATATTTTGGTGACACCCATAAAATTCAAAACATATTGATTCCCTTTCATAGTCACATTTCCTTTACTATCCTGATTGATTTTTTCTTTGGTATTGTTCAGGCTGTATTTAAAATCAATTACGATATTGTCATAACTTTTTATAATAGATGTTACTTTGTTCAGAAGGTCTTTGGCCTTTTCGTCTTGCGCTTGAACTGAAAAACAGAGTAATAGGACAGTAATTTGAAAAAACTTTTGCATTGATTTTTTAATTTTGTTCATTATTGAAAAATTGTTCTAGAGCACTCATATCCAGAATGTTTACATTTCTGGCTTTACTACCCTCGAATGGACCGACAATTCCTGCAGCTTCTAATTGATCAATCAATCGGCCAGCTCGGTTGTAACCCAATTTGAGTTTTCGTTGTAGCAAAGAGGCAGAACCTTGTTGCGCCATAACAATAATTTCGGCCGCTTCTCTGAATAATGAATCTCTTTCAGAAATATCCATATCAAGATTAATGCCACTTTCTTCGCCCACAAACTCAGGAAGTAAATACGCAGTGG is part of the Flavobacterium nackdongense genome and encodes:
- a CDS encoding LolA family protein, with the translated sequence MQKFFQITVLLLCFSVQAQDEKAKDLLNKVTSIIKSYDNIVIDFKYSLNNTKEKINQDSKGNVTMKGNQYVLNFMGVTKIFDGKKSYTIVPEDEEVTISSVNENDNSAITPNKMLTFFNSGYKYSMHKIEDIKGRKIQYVKLIPTNLKDQRKEILLGIDVQTKHIYNLIETGKNGTKTTLTVNSFKTNQPLSKNQFTFVASKYPNYYINKID